In Lepus europaeus isolate LE1 chromosome 9, mLepTim1.pri, whole genome shotgun sequence, the following are encoded in one genomic region:
- the MRO gene encoding protein maestro isoform X1: protein MDQTQRRMLGQPSPSPASQPMKKRTSIISFFSKVSGRLRFQKREPLKNMFLLLAERARDPSAKKRHMAMRGLGTMAREAPDKVRKYKKAVLALLVHGLYDPVSSEVIHESVKTLTIILGKSQGKGLGSFFVDITLQTRTLLDDENDGVRYSAFVLFGQLAAFAGRKWKKFFSRQVKQTQDCLLIHLQDRNPQVAKACKTTFRACSPYLKHQKEFSFQSEEDERNPKLCRQLSHCHPELLQFFYANKIL from the exons ATGGACCAAACACAGAGGAGAATGCTGGGCcagccctctcccagccctgcttcccagcCCATGAAGAAAAGGACttcaatcatttctttcttttccaag GTCTCCGGGAGACTGAGGTTCCAGAAGCGCGAACCCTTGAAGAATATGTTTCTCCTCCTGGCAGAGAGAGCTCGGGACCCCAGTGCTAAGAAGCGCCACATGGCAATGCGAGGCCTGGGCACCATGGCCCGTGAGGCCCCGGACAAG GTGAGGAAGTATAAGAAGGCTGTGCTAGCCCTGCTGGTGCACGGATTGTACGACCCTGTGAGTTCTGAGGTCATCCACGAGAGCGTGAAGACTCTGACCATCATCCTGGGCAAGAGCCAGGGGAAAGGCTTGGGCTCCTTCTTCGTGGACATCACCCTTCAGACCAGGACTTTATTAGATGAC GAGAATGATGGAGTGCGGTACTCGGCCTTTGTTTTGTTTGGGCAACTGGCTGCCTTTGCTGGGAGGAAGTGGAAGAAGTTTTTCAGCAGACAGGTCAAGCAGACACAAGATTGCCTCCTGATCCATTTACAGGACAGAAACCCCCAGGTTGCCAAG GCTTGCAAAACAACTTTTCGAGCCTGTTCTCCATATCTGAAACACCAGAAGGAATTCAGCTTCCAGAGTGAGGAAGACGAGAGGAACCCTAAACTCTGCCGACAGCTG AGCCACTGTCATCCAGAGCTCCTGCAGTTCTTCTACGCAAATAAAATTCTGTAA
- the MRO gene encoding protein maestro isoform X2, with amino-acid sequence MDQTQRRMLGQPSPSPASQPMKKRTSIISFFSKVSGRLRFQKREPLKNMFLLLAERARDPSAKKRHMAMRGLGTMAREAPDKVRKYKKAVLALLVHGLYDPVSSEVIHESVKTLTIILGKSQGKGLGSFFVDITLQTRTLLDDACKTTFRACSPYLKHQKEFSFQSEEDERNPKLCRQLSHCHPELLQFFYANKIL; translated from the exons ATGGACCAAACACAGAGGAGAATGCTGGGCcagccctctcccagccctgcttcccagcCCATGAAGAAAAGGACttcaatcatttctttcttttccaag GTCTCCGGGAGACTGAGGTTCCAGAAGCGCGAACCCTTGAAGAATATGTTTCTCCTCCTGGCAGAGAGAGCTCGGGACCCCAGTGCTAAGAAGCGCCACATGGCAATGCGAGGCCTGGGCACCATGGCCCGTGAGGCCCCGGACAAG GTGAGGAAGTATAAGAAGGCTGTGCTAGCCCTGCTGGTGCACGGATTGTACGACCCTGTGAGTTCTGAGGTCATCCACGAGAGCGTGAAGACTCTGACCATCATCCTGGGCAAGAGCCAGGGGAAAGGCTTGGGCTCCTTCTTCGTGGACATCACCCTTCAGACCAGGACTTTATTAGATGAC GCTTGCAAAACAACTTTTCGAGCCTGTTCTCCATATCTGAAACACCAGAAGGAATTCAGCTTCCAGAGTGAGGAAGACGAGAGGAACCCTAAACTCTGCCGACAGCTG AGCCACTGTCATCCAGAGCTCCTGCAGTTCTTCTACGCAAATAAAATTCTGTAA